Proteins from a genomic interval of Streptococcus oralis:
- the mltG gene encoding endolytic transglycosylase MltG codes for MLLTEKSREEEKLSFKEQILRDLERVKEQDRREKEVDIPNLTASSSQASSVTPVNPESDASTEELMADSLSVVDKILKNAPSVPPLSSAEADKTDEKEEKEIRQPVIDKIEVVESEEPLVEPIHPAEEPVVESVQPKVEPVDLEPEEKEFNDTPTKIDVTYKTEEANTSVPSSDNKAEALVSTGSSDRLTEEPRRNRRRKGKKPTKKKKKSKAKGFLVTFLVLLVLVAAGGYFGYGYVQNSLKPVDASSKEYVTVQIPEGSNVQQIGSTLEKSGLVKHGLIFSIYAKYKGSDLKSGYYNLKKSMSTDDLIQELQKGGTPEPQEPVLANLTIPEGYTLEQIAQTVGQLQGDFKEPLTADAFLAKAQDETFISQLVAKYPNLLGSLPTKDSGVRYRLEGYLFPATYTIKDSTTVESLIDDMLAAMDKAMSPYYTTIKEKNLTVNELLSIASLVEKEGAKTEDRKLIAGVFYNRLNLGMPLQSNIAILYAEGKLGQKISLADDTAIDTTIDSPYNVYTHLGLMPGPVDSPSLDAIEASVNQTKSEYLYFVANVEDGKVYFATTKEEHDQNVAEHINSKLTQSSSSN; via the coding sequence ATGCTTTTGACTGAAAAATCAAGAGAAGAAGAAAAATTAAGCTTTAAAGAGCAGATTCTACGTGATTTAGAGAGAGTGAAAGAACAAGATAGGAGAGAGAAAGAAGTAGACATTCCAAATCTGACAGCTTCATCATCTCAAGCTAGTTCAGTAACTCCTGTAAATCCTGAATCGGATGCTTCAACAGAAGAGTTGATGGCTGATTCCCTATCTGTTGTCGATAAAATTCTAAAGAATGCGCCGAGTGTTCCTCCACTTTCGAGTGCTGAAGCTGATAAAACGGATGAAAAAGAAGAGAAAGAGATTAGACAGCCTGTCATTGACAAGATTGAAGTTGTAGAATCTGAAGAACCTCTAGTAGAACCGATTCATCCAGCTGAAGAACCTGTAGTGGAGTCCGTTCAACCTAAGGTGGAACCAGTTGATCTTGAACCTGAAGAAAAAGAATTTAACGATACTCCGACCAAGATAGATGTGACTTATAAGACAGAAGAGGCCAATACATCAGTTCCTTCTTCTGATAATAAAGCTGAAGCGCTAGTTTCAACTGGATCCTCAGACAGATTAACGGAGGAACCACGTCGTAACCGTCGCCGTAAAGGTAAAAAACCAACCAAGAAAAAGAAGAAATCAAAGGCCAAAGGTTTCCTAGTAACCTTTTTAGTCCTCTTGGTGCTTGTGGCTGCTGGTGGATACTTTGGATACGGTTACGTTCAAAACTCTTTGAAACCTGTTGATGCGAGCTCTAAGGAGTATGTGACAGTTCAAATTCCAGAAGGATCAAATGTACAACAAATTGGGAGTACTTTGGAAAAATCTGGTTTGGTCAAACATGGACTTATCTTTAGTATTTATGCTAAGTATAAGGGTTCAGACTTGAAGTCAGGTTATTACAATTTGAAGAAAAGCATGAGTACGGATGACTTAATTCAAGAATTGCAAAAAGGTGGAACTCCTGAACCTCAAGAACCAGTGCTTGCGAACTTAACTATTCCAGAAGGTTATACCTTAGAGCAAATTGCTCAGACAGTAGGTCAACTCCAAGGTGATTTTAAAGAACCTCTTACAGCGGATGCTTTCCTGGCAAAAGCTCAAGATGAAACCTTCATCTCCCAACTAGTAGCTAAGTATCCAAACCTTCTTGGAAGTCTTCCAACAAAAGACAGTGGCGTTCGTTATCGCCTTGAAGGTTACCTTTTCCCAGCAACCTACACTATCAAAGACAGCACCACAGTTGAAAGCTTGATTGATGATATGTTAGCAGCTATGGACAAGGCCATGTCACCGTATTACACTACGATCAAAGAAAAGAATCTGACAGTTAATGAATTGCTCAGTATTGCTTCTCTTGTCGAAAAAGAAGGGGCTAAGACCGAAGATCGTAAATTGATTGCGGGAGTCTTCTATAACCGCTTGAATCTTGGTATGCCACTTCAAAGCAACATTGCTATCTTGTATGCTGAAGGAAAACTTGGCCAAAAGATTAGCTTGGCTGATGATACTGCAATTGATACTACGATTGATTCACCTTATAATGTTTATACACATCTTGGCCTCATGCCCGGCCCAGTTGATAGTCCAAGCCTTGATGCTATTGAAGCAAGTGTAAATCAGACAAAGAGTGAGTACTTATACTTTGTAGCTAATGTTGAAGACGGTAAAGTATACTTTGCAACGACAAAAGAAGAGCATGACCAAAACGTTGCAGAACATATCAATAGTAAATTAACACAATCAAGTAGTTCAAACTAA
- a CDS encoding GNAT family N-acetyltransferase: MKIRQARFSDLDRIIEIELENFSLEEAIPRSVFEAHLREIQTSFLVAEKEGHILGYIEGPVVPQRHLHDQSFTEEIKDYSHQSGGYISVTCLSIAKEAQALGVGKRLLKALKEVALEHEREGINLTCHDYLIPYYEKHGFVNEGVSQSSFAGETWYDMVWQPENKEN, encoded by the coding sequence ATGAAAATCAGACAAGCGAGATTTTCAGATTTAGATCGGATTATAGAGATAGAGCTAGAGAATTTCTCCCTTGAAGAAGCTATTCCTCGTTCCGTCTTTGAGGCGCATTTGCGGGAAATTCAGACCAGTTTTCTGGTAGCTGAAAAAGAGGGACATATTCTTGGTTATATCGAAGGTCCAGTCGTCCCACAACGCCATCTACATGATCAGTCCTTTACAGAAGAAATAAAAGACTATAGCCATCAATCTGGAGGTTATATTTCTGTGACTTGCCTATCTATTGCCAAGGAAGCACAAGCTTTGGGAGTTGGGAAAAGACTATTAAAGGCTCTGAAAGAAGTCGCTTTAGAACATGAACGAGAAGGTATCAATTTGACCTGTCATGACTATCTCATCCCTTATTATGAAAAACATGGATTTGTGAATGAAGGGGTATCCCAGTCAAGCTTTGCTGGGGAAACATGGTATGATATGGTTTGGCAGCCAGAAAATAAAGAAAACTAG
- a CDS encoding GNAT family N-acetyltransferase: MEIPITIGRATLSDLEEIVAIEESCLSSEEMVNYEFLEESIRKIAATLLVARDENQLVGYVLGESQSLHPTWIEIKSFAIHPDHRGQGLGTLLLASLKQVAVEGGYEYLRLTCPDDLLSYFEMNGFVAEEVTGSQYDSGSEWYMTWANPFYQEEV; this comes from the coding sequence ATGGAAATTCCAATCACCATAGGACGGGCTACTTTATCGGATTTAGAAGAAATTGTAGCAATTGAAGAATCTTGTTTATCCTCAGAAGAAATGGTGAACTACGAGTTTTTAGAAGAGAGTATCCGTAAGATTGCGGCTACCCTTCTTGTAGCTAGAGATGAAAACCAGCTCGTAGGCTATGTTTTAGGAGAATCTCAGTCTCTTCATCCCACATGGATAGAAATAAAATCATTTGCTATTCATCCTGACCATCGCGGGCAAGGCTTGGGGACCCTTCTTCTTGCTAGCTTGAAACAAGTGGCGGTAGAAGGAGGGTATGAGTATCTTCGCTTGACTTGTCCTGATGACTTGCTCTCTTATTTTGAGATGAATGGCTTTGTTGCAGAAGAAGTGACAGGTAGTCAATATGACAGTGGTTCTGAATGGTATATGACTTGGGCTAATCCTTTTTATCAGGAGGAAGTATGA
- the murC gene encoding UDP-N-acetylmuramate--L-alanine ligase — translation MSKTYHFIGIKGSGMSALALMLHQMGHKVQGSDVEKYYFTQRGLEQAGITILPFDEKNLQGDLEIIAGNAFRPDNNVEIAYADKNGISYKRYHEFLGSFMRDFVSMGVAGAHGKTSTTGMLSHVLSHITDTSFLIGDGTGRGSENAKYFVFESDEYERHFMPYHPEYSIITNIDFDHPDYFTSLEDVFNAFNDYAKQITKGLFVYGEDAELRKITANAPIYYYGFDAEGNDFVASDLLRSTTGSTFTVHFRGQELGQFHIPTFGRHNIMNATAVIGLLYTAGFDLNLVREHLKTFAGVKRRFTEKVVNGTIIIDDFAHHPMEIIATLDAARQKYPSKEIVAIFQPHTFTRTIALLDDFAKALSQADAVYLAKIYGSAREVDHGDVKVEDLADKIKKKSQVITVENVSPLLEHDNAVYVFMGAGDIQTYEYSFERLLSNLTSNVQ, via the coding sequence ATGTCAAAAACATATCATTTTATTGGAATCAAGGGATCAGGGATGAGTGCCTTGGCCTTGATGTTGCACCAAATGGGACACAAGGTTCAAGGTTCAGACGTTGAAAAATACTACTTTACTCAACGTGGACTAGAGCAGGCAGGGATTACGATTCTTCCTTTTGATGAAAAGAACCTGCAAGGGGATCTTGAAATTATTGCTGGAAATGCCTTTCGTCCAGATAATAACGTTGAAATCGCCTATGCCGACAAAAATGGTATCAGCTACAAACGTTACCATGAATTCCTAGGCAGCTTTATGCGTGACTTTGTCAGCATGGGGGTTGCAGGAGCGCATGGTAAGACATCAACGACTGGGATGCTGTCTCATGTTTTGTCTCACATCACAGACACTAGCTTCTTGATTGGGGATGGAACGGGTCGAGGTTCTGAAAATGCTAAGTATTTTGTTTTTGAATCTGACGAATATGAGCGTCATTTCATGCCTTACCACCCAGAATACTCTATTATCACCAATATTGACTTTGACCATCCAGACTACTTTACTAGTCTAGAGGATGTTTTCAATGCCTTTAATGACTATGCTAAACAAATTACCAAAGGTTTATTCGTCTACGGTGAGGATGCTGAGTTGCGTAAGATTACAGCCAATGCTCCAATCTATTACTATGGCTTTGATGCTGAGGGAAATGACTTTGTAGCCAGCGACCTTCTACGTTCTACGACTGGTTCGACCTTCACAGTCCATTTCCGCGGACAAGAGTTGGGTCAATTCCACATTCCAACCTTTGGTCGTCACAATATTATGAATGCGACAGCCGTTATTGGTTTACTTTATACAGCAGGGTTTGACTTGAACTTGGTACGTGAACACTTGAAAACATTTGCTGGTGTCAAGCGTCGTTTCACTGAAAAGGTTGTCAATGGCACCATTATTATTGATGATTTCGCCCACCATCCAATGGAAATCATTGCGACCTTAGATGCGGCTCGTCAGAAATACCCAAGCAAGGAAATTGTTGCAATCTTCCAACCACACACTTTTACTAGAACCATTGCCCTATTGGACGATTTTGCTAAAGCTTTGAGCCAGGCAGATGCTGTTTACTTGGCGAAAATCTATGGATCAGCCCGTGAGGTGGACCATGGTGACGTCAAGGTAGAAGACCTAGCAGATAAAATTAAGAAGAAAAGCCAAGTCATCACAGTTGAAAATGTATCACCACTCCTTGAGCATGATAATGCAGTTTATGTCTTTATGGGAGCAGGAGATATCCAAACCTATGAGTACTCATTTGAACGTCTCTTGTCTAATTTGACAAGTAACGTCCAATAA
- a CDS encoding cystathionine gamma-synthase, giving the protein MKQDRFPLVSDDEIMLTKMPVMDLYDESDFISNIKGDYRDKNYLEWSPINEEQAVTPSVASKESKPGPEPKKIEKTYAELAREEARADLKKKRSAKYLTQDVSHTRRHNGSTLVRQGNQPTAPFQKENPGEFAKFSKNLSQSHYILAEEAGQVVTPTPKSQTEKAKKNNYDFLKKSQIYNKKNKQTEQERQVAQELNLTRITE; this is encoded by the coding sequence ATGAAACAAGATCGATTTCCATTGGTGTCAGATGATGAGATCATGCTGACCAAAATGCCAGTCATGGACTTGTACGATGAGTCAGACTTTATTAGCAATATCAAGGGTGATTACCGCGATAAAAACTATTTGGAATGGTCTCCTATCAATGAGGAACAGGCTGTAACTCCTTCGGTAGCTAGCAAGGAGTCAAAACCAGGCCCAGAACCTAAAAAAATTGAAAAAACGTATGCTGAATTGGCTAGAGAAGAGGCTCGTGCGGACTTGAAGAAGAAACGTTCGGCCAAGTATTTGACTCAGGATGTTAGTCATACTAGACGACACAATGGTTCAACACTTGTTCGTCAAGGAAACCAACCAACAGCACCATTTCAAAAGGAAAATCCAGGTGAGTTTGCCAAGTTTAGTAAAAACTTGAGCCAGTCCCACTATATTCTAGCCGAGGAAGCTGGCCAGGTAGTGACTCCAACTCCGAAATCTCAAACGGAAAAGGCTAAAAAGAACAACTATGATTTTCTAAAGAAGAGTCAAATATATAATAAAAAGAATAAGCAAACGGAACAGGAACGTCAGGTTGCCCAAGAGTTGAATCTGACAAGAATTACTGAGTAA
- a CDS encoding DEAD/DEAH box helicase, translating to MAKLIPGKLRMEGVTLYETGNIEIIKEKGNRLYTRVAGEDLRYSLEDDLVFCSCDFFQKRGYCVHLAALEHYLKNDEEGQVILQALEKGHEEQEEVETKVSFGGSFLERIQPQKREKIYTLSAQGQVEAGTNRLLWTLRIGLLESQKYYVIRDLPLFLKVLVQRKPYMIGKHYENDLSWDAFDTASQEVLTFLCGLIEEGLSQDLFFPNQGRHLFFPLTFFEQGVELLMNLEDFHFDHQLDSYENLLFHDLDPEANLFSFNVQEYPDYFEMEISETERVNVFYGGAVLFRKGNVYFLTPNQITLLKELKELPQEERGRKYLQFDNSDRDLLAACLPLFGQLGTVSAPERLQIRPFSPIFYFNKEDDGRIRLDIQFDYGDVKVTSHQQLEQLPFSSDAVLENQLFQVCLGAGFEADFQSWRQALKPEAVYSFFHHTIPAFEKLGQVFLSDEMNQLYSVQAPQVQIESKGGLLEIQFDFQGIAQEEIDQALKALTSNQDFYISSSDQVYFFDEETKQIRQNLQELGVELKDGSFQARKSLAYSLSQLFEGRDRISFSEEFQHLAHDLTHPEDFPLGDIRVQASLRDYQEKGVRWLQMLHHYGFGGILADDMGLGKTLQTIAFLTSQVTEDSRILILTPSGLIYNWADEFRKFAPQLDLAVVHGLKANREAILSENHQIYVTSYATFRQDSELYQEMAFDFLFLDEAQVMKNAQTKIAQSLRQFVVPAVFALSGTPIENHLGELWSIFQIVLPGLLPSKKEFMKLPADRVAQFIKPFVMRRKKEEVLTELPDLIEVVYKNELEDQQKAIYLAQLQQMRDRLAQVTDQEFQRSRVEILSGLMRLRQICDTPALFMDNYQGASGKLDSLRDLLLQVADGGHRVLIFSQFKGMLEKIEQELPNLGLTSFKITGSTPAQDRQEMTKIFNQGERDIFLISLKAGGVGLNLTGADTVILVDLWWNPAVEAQAIGRAHRMGQERKVEVYRLITRGTIEEKIQELQEQKRHLVSQVLDGTESRASLSLAEIREILGISEAST from the coding sequence ATGGCTAAATTGATTCCGGGAAAGTTGCGCATGGAGGGTGTTACTCTCTATGAGACAGGCAACATTGAGATTATCAAGGAAAAAGGGAATCGCCTCTATACTCGTGTGGCGGGAGAAGACTTGCGCTACAGCTTAGAGGATGATCTTGTTTTTTGTTCTTGTGATTTTTTCCAAAAAAGAGGTTACTGTGTTCACCTCGCAGCGCTAGAGCATTATCTGAAGAATGATGAAGAAGGCCAGGTGATTTTACAAGCCTTAGAAAAAGGACATGAAGAGCAAGAAGAGGTCGAAACCAAGGTTAGTTTTGGCGGTAGTTTTTTGGAGCGTATTCAACCTCAGAAGAGAGAGAAAATCTACACTTTGTCGGCTCAAGGGCAGGTGGAAGCTGGAACCAATCGCCTCCTTTGGACTCTTCGAATCGGTTTGCTTGAGAGTCAAAAATATTATGTCATTCGTGACCTCCCTCTCTTTTTGAAGGTCTTGGTCCAACGAAAGCCATACATGATTGGGAAACACTATGAAAATGACTTGTCTTGGGATGCTTTTGATACAGCTAGTCAAGAAGTTCTTACTTTTTTATGTGGCTTGATTGAGGAGGGACTGAGTCAAGACCTCTTTTTCCCAAATCAAGGTCGTCACCTCTTTTTCCCTCTGACCTTTTTTGAGCAGGGAGTGGAGTTGCTGATGAACTTGGAAGATTTTCATTTTGACCACCAGCTTGATAGTTATGAGAATCTCCTCTTTCACGATTTAGATCCGGAAGCGAACCTTTTCTCTTTTAATGTGCAGGAGTACCCAGATTACTTTGAGATGGAGATTTCTGAGACTGAGCGAGTCAACGTATTCTATGGGGGAGCGGTTCTCTTTCGTAAAGGAAATGTTTATTTCTTGACCCCTAATCAGATAACTCTTTTGAAGGAACTCAAGGAGCTTCCTCAGGAGGAAAGAGGGAGAAAATACCTCCAGTTTGACAACAGTGATCGTGACCTCCTAGCCGCCTGTCTGCCTTTGTTTGGGCAGCTGGGCACGGTTTCTGCTCCCGAGCGTCTGCAAATCAGACCCTTTTCACCAATCTTTTACTTTAATAAGGAGGATGACGGTCGTATCCGCTTGGATATCCAGTTTGACTATGGAGATGTTAAGGTGACTAGTCATCAACAGCTGGAACAATTACCATTTTCAAGCGATGCCGTCTTGGAAAACCAGCTATTTCAAGTCTGTTTAGGGGCTGGTTTTGAGGCTGATTTTCAGTCTTGGAGACAGGCTTTGAAGCCAGAGGCAGTTTATTCTTTTTTTCACCATACGATTCCAGCTTTTGAGAAGTTGGGTCAGGTTTTCTTGTCTGATGAGATGAATCAGCTCTACAGCGTCCAAGCTCCTCAGGTTCAGATTGAGTCCAAGGGAGGATTGTTGGAAATCCAATTTGATTTCCAAGGGATTGCCCAAGAAGAGATTGATCAAGCTCTTAAAGCCCTGACCAGCAATCAGGATTTCTATATCAGTTCTTCTGACCAAGTGTACTTTTTTGATGAGGAAACCAAGCAGATTCGTCAAAATTTGCAGGAACTGGGGGTTGAGCTAAAAGATGGTTCTTTTCAAGCTCGAAAATCTCTGGCTTATAGCCTTTCTCAGCTTTTTGAAGGTCGAGACAGGATCTCCTTCTCGGAAGAATTTCAGCATTTAGCTCATGATTTGACTCATCCAGAGGACTTTCCTTTGGGAGATATACGGGTGCAGGCGAGTTTGAGAGACTACCAGGAAAAGGGAGTCCGTTGGCTCCAGATGCTTCATCACTATGGTTTTGGTGGCATTCTGGCAGATGATATGGGACTGGGAAAAACATTGCAAACTATCGCTTTTTTGACTAGTCAGGTGACCGAAGATAGTCGGATCTTGATTTTAACGCCGTCAGGTTTGATCTACAATTGGGCAGATGAATTTAGGAAATTTGCCCCACAGTTGGATTTGGCTGTCGTTCATGGTTTGAAAGCGAATCGAGAAGCAATTCTTTCTGAAAATCACCAAATCTATGTGACTAGCTATGCCACCTTTCGTCAAGACAGCGAGCTTTATCAAGAGATGGCTTTTGATTTTCTCTTTTTAGATGAAGCCCAGGTCATGAAAAATGCCCAGACTAAGATTGCTCAGAGTTTGCGCCAGTTCGTGGTGCCGGCAGTTTTTGCTTTGTCAGGTACGCCCATCGAAAATCATTTAGGAGAGTTGTGGTCTATCTTTCAAATTGTGCTTCCGGGGCTCTTACCAAGTAAAAAGGAGTTTATGAAATTACCGGCTGACCGAGTAGCGCAATTTATCAAGCCCTTCGTCATGAGGCGTAAGAAAGAAGAAGTCCTAACAGAACTACCTGATCTGATCGAAGTTGTCTATAAAAATGAACTGGAAGACCAGCAGAAGGCCATCTATCTCGCCCAGTTGCAACAGATGCGAGACCGCCTAGCACAAGTGACAGATCAAGAATTCCAGAGAAGTCGGGTAGAAATCTTATCTGGTCTCATGCGTTTGCGCCAGATCTGCGATACGCCAGCTCTTTTTATGGACAATTACCAAGGAGCCAGTGGTAAATTGGATAGTCTCCGAGATTTATTGCTACAAGTAGCAGATGGTGGGCATCGGGTCTTGATTTTCTCTCAATTTAAAGGAATGTTGGAAAAAATCGAGCAAGAGCTCCCAAATTTGGGCTTGACTTCCTTCAAAATTACGGGCTCAACTCCTGCTCAAGACCGACAAGAGATGACCAAAATATTTAATCAAGGGGAAAGGGATATCTTTCTCATCTCCCTTAAGGCAGGTGGTGTCGGTCTCAATCTGACAGGAGCTGACACCGTCATCCTAGTGGACCTCTGGTGGAATCCTGCTGTCGAGGCTCAGGCTATCGGACGAGCTCATCGAATGGGACAGGAGCGGAAGGTAGAAGTTTATCGTTTGATTACTAGAGGAACCATTGAAGAAAAGATTCAAGAACTCCAAGAACAGAAGAGACACCTAGTTTCCCAAGTTTTAGATGGGACGGAATCGCGTGCGAGTCTTAGTCTGGCAGAAATTCGAGAAATTTTAGGGATTTCTGAAGCCAGCACTTGA
- a CDS encoding MalY/PatB family protein: protein MGKYDFTSLPNRFGHHTYKWKEAEADLEVLPAWIADMDFVVLPEVRQAVQAYADQLVYGYTYASDALIESVQEWEASQHGYHFDKDALVFIEGVVPAISTAIQAFTKEGEAVLINTPVYPPFARSVKLNNRRLITNSLVEKNGLFEIDFDQLEKDMVEEDVKLYILCNPHNPGGRIWEKEVLEKIGHLCQKHGVLLVSDEIHQDLALFGHKHQSFNTIDPAFKDFALILSSATKTFNIAGTKNSYAVIENPKLRVAFQKRQLANNQHEISGLGYLATEAAYRYGKDWLGELKEVIEDHINYVVDVLGNETKIKVMKPQGTYLIWLDFSAYDLTDDRLQELLKNEAKVILNRGLDFGEKGTLHARLNVAMPKSVLEEVCQRIVTTFATL from the coding sequence ATGGGAAAATATGATTTTACAAGCCTGCCCAATCGTTTTGGGCATCATACCTATAAATGGAAAGAGGCAGAAGCTGATCTAGAAGTTCTACCAGCTTGGATAGCGGATATGGACTTTGTAGTCTTGCCTGAAGTTCGACAAGCTGTACAAGCCTACGCAGATCAGTTGGTCTATGGCTATACTTATGCAAGCGACGCTTTGATTGAGTCGGTTCAAGAATGGGAAGCCAGCCAACACGGTTATCACTTTGACAAAGATGCTCTCGTCTTTATCGAGGGAGTGGTACCAGCTATTTCAACAGCCATTCAAGCCTTTACAAAAGAAGGAGAAGCTGTTCTGATTAACACACCAGTCTATCCACCGTTTGCCCGCAGTGTCAAACTGAACAATCGCCGATTGATTACCAATTCTTTGGTGGAAAAGAATGGTCTGTTTGAGATTGACTTTGACCAGTTGGAGAAGGATATGGTGGAAGAGGATGTGAAGCTTTATATCCTTTGCAATCCTCACAATCCTGGTGGACGTATTTGGGAAAAGGAAGTGTTAGAAAAGATTGGTCATCTCTGCCAAAAACACGGTGTCTTGTTGGTTTCAGATGAGATTCACCAAGATTTGGCCCTCTTTGGTCACAAGCACCAGTCTTTCAATACCATTGATCCTGCTTTTAAAGACTTTGCCCTTATCTTGAGTAGTGCCACTAAAACCTTTAATATTGCTGGGACCAAGAATTCCTATGCAGTTATTGAAAATCCAAAGCTTCGAGTTGCTTTCCAGAAACGCCAGTTGGCCAATAACCAGCATGAAATCTCAGGCTTGGGCTATTTGGCGACAGAAGCTGCCTACCGTTATGGCAAGGACTGGTTAGGAGAGTTAAAAGAAGTCATCGAGGACCACATTAACTATGTAGTGGATGTTTTGGGCAACGAAACCAAGATTAAGGTCATGAAACCACAAGGTACCTACTTGATCTGGCTTGATTTTTCAGCCTATGACCTAACGGATGACCGCTTGCAAGAGCTTTTGAAGAATGAAGCCAAGGTCATCCTCAACCGAGGTTTGGACTTTGGGGAGAAGGGAACTCTTCATGCCCGCCTCAATGTAGCCATGCCGAAGTCAGTATTGGAAGAGGTTTGTCAACGCATCGTGACCACTTTTGCTACACTTTAA
- a CDS encoding cystathionine gamma-synthase produces the protein MSKERHMNTILAQAGIKSDKATGALVTPLHFSTTYQHPEFGQSTGFDYTRTKNPTRSKAEEVLAAIESADYALATSSGMAAIVLAFSVFPVGSKILAVRDLYGGSFRWFNQVEQEGRFHFAYANTEEELIAELEKDVDILYIETPTNPLMLEFDIEKLAKLAHAKGAKVVVDNTFYSPIYQRPIEDGADIVLHSATKYLAGHNDVLAGVVVTNSLELYEKLFYNLNTTGAVLSPFDSYQLIRGLKTLSLRMERSTANAQEVVDFLKDSAAVKEVLYTGRGGMISFKVVDEKRIPHILNSLKVFSFAESLGGVESLITYPTTQTHADIPAEVRHSYGLTDDLLRLSIGIEDARDLIADLRQALEG, from the coding sequence ATGAGCAAAGAACGACACATGAACACAATTTTGGCCCAGGCGGGAATCAAGTCAGATAAGGCAACAGGTGCCTTGGTAACTCCGCTTCATTTTTCAACAACTTATCAGCATCCAGAGTTTGGCCAGTCTACGGGATTTGACTACACTCGCACTAAAAACCCAACTCGGAGTAAGGCGGAGGAAGTCTTGGCTGCGATCGAATCGGCAGACTACGCCCTAGCAACGAGCTCAGGTATGGCCGCGATTGTACTGGCCTTTAGTGTCTTTCCGGTAGGAAGTAAGATCCTAGCAGTGCGTGACCTTTATGGTGGTTCTTTCCGTTGGTTCAACCAAGTCGAGCAGGAAGGTCGTTTTCATTTTGCCTATGCCAATACAGAAGAAGAATTGATTGCCGAGTTAGAGAAAGATGTGGATATTCTCTATATCGAAACCCCAACCAACCCTTTGATGTTGGAATTTGATATTGAAAAACTAGCAAAATTGGCTCATGCTAAGGGTGCCAAAGTGGTGGTGGACAATACCTTCTATAGTCCGATTTACCAACGTCCAATTGAAGATGGAGCGGATATCGTTCTGCATTCAGCAACTAAGTATCTAGCAGGCCACAATGATGTCTTGGCTGGAGTGGTTGTGACCAATAGTTTAGAACTATACGAGAAGCTTTTCTACAATCTCAATACGACAGGAGCAGTCTTGTCACCATTTGACAGTTATCAATTGATTCGTGGTCTCAAGACCTTGTCTCTTCGTATGGAACGCTCAACAGCCAATGCCCAAGAAGTGGTTGACTTTTTGAAGGATTCTGCAGCAGTTAAGGAAGTTCTCTATACTGGTCGCGGGGGGATGATTTCCTTTAAAGTAGTGGATGAAAAGCGTATTCCTCATATTTTAAATAGCTTAAAGGTCTTCTCATTTGCAGAAAGTTTGGGTGGAGTGGAGAGTCTGATCACCTATCCGACAACTCAGACTCATGCGGATATTCCAGCAGAAGTGCGCCATTCCTATGGCTTAACAGATGACCTCTTACGCTTGTCTATTGGGATTGAAGATGCTAGAGATTTGATTGCGGACTTGCGCCAAGCCTTGGAAGGATAA